A region of Oncorhynchus kisutch isolate 150728-3 linkage group LG29, Okis_V2, whole genome shotgun sequence DNA encodes the following proteins:
- the LOC109874216 gene encoding uncharacterized protein LOC109874216 — protein MSSPLPSFRLNTGAQMPLLGLGTYRLQGEQMHLSVDAALGEGYRAFDTAAVYGNEADLGHALLDLMPKHNLTRADIFLISKLSPADMGSKAREGCVRSLERLGLGGYIDLYLIHWPGTEGLEPEDERNAQHRAHSWTVMEELYANGMLRAIGVSNYSPRHLIELLETCRVRPAVLQVEFHPRLTQKKLRVICRDSGVCFQAYSSLGKGALLLEPEVVAMAEGHGRTPSQVLLRWAIQQGVAVLPRSARPKRVRENGQVFDFDLDEGGMERLSDMDSGTRFCKRDPTSVV, from the exons ATGTCTTCCCCCCTGCCCTCCTTTAGACTGAATACTGGGGCTCAGATGCCCCTCCTGGGCCTAGGAACATACAGGCTGCAAGGTGAGCAAATGCACCTGAGTGTTGACGCTGCACTCGGGGAAGGGTATCGTGCCTTTGACACTGCTGCGGTGTACGGCAATGAAGCAGACTTGGGCCATGCCCTGTTGGACCTGATGCCCAAACACAACCTGACCAGAGCAGACATCTTTCTCATCAGTAAGCTGTCCCCAGCGGACATGGGCTCGAAGGCCAGAGAGGGCTGTGTTCGTAGCCTGGAGAGGCTGGGGCTAGGGGGATACATTGACTTGTACCTTATCCACTGGCCTGGAACTGAGGGTCTGGAACCAGAAGATGAGAGGAATGCACAGCATCGAGCCCACAGCTGGACTGTCATGGAGGAGCTCTATGCCAATGGGATGCTCAGAGCAATTGGGGTCTCAAACTACTCTCCAAGGCACCTGATAGAGCTGCTGGAGACCTGCAGGGTGCGCCCTGCCGTGCTGCAG GTAGAGTTCCATCCTAGACTGACACAGAAGAAGCTGAGGGTCATTTGCAGGGACTCGGGAGTCTGCTTCCAGGCATATTCATCTCTGGGGAAAGGTGCCCTGTTGTTGGAACCAGAAGTTGTTGCTATGGCGGAGGGGCATGGCAGAACTCCCTCCCAGGTGCTCTTGAGGTGGGCCATTCAGCAGGGTGTGGCTGTGTTACCCAGGTCCGCACGGCCCAAGAGGGTGAGAGAAAATGGGCAGGTGTTTGACTTTGACCTGGATGAAGGGGGAATGGAGAGACTGTCTGACATGGACAGTGGAACAAGATTCTGCAAAAGAGATCCCACTAGTGTGGTCTAG